A genomic segment from Polyangium mundeleinium encodes:
- a CDS encoding glycosyltransferase family 2 protein, with protein MQTTHEPSEKRLPTLPDRAGIGDEEKRLGEAFRARYASEFRELVVRREVKDPAVTLVVISYRAGDYLLDCLRHLRGQTVALDLPYEILLADSGGLEHLRDRYGNLVDVELRLRDGLPLNVARNAAMGWARGELVAYIDDDGLVVPDWVEYGVNLFRDETIGAARGRIVPHKHPWYNVWAGHYDRGDDLWDEDNVSTEGNMLIRRAVYLAIGGFRDDLYGGEGLYLAYCMKRAFPALRSVYAPGMIMRHDYCRSVREFIWKSRRYKDVRKNITGIEPAFDAYMATFDARKKPVRKRTPTEEVVLAGMRAAQKTIARMPIFDRVKRR; from the coding sequence ATGCAGACGACCCACGAGCCCTCCGAGAAGAGACTCCCGACGCTGCCGGACCGCGCAGGGATCGGTGACGAGGAAAAGCGCCTCGGCGAGGCGTTTCGCGCGCGGTACGCCTCCGAGTTCCGCGAGCTCGTCGTGCGCCGCGAGGTCAAGGATCCCGCCGTCACGCTCGTCGTGATCTCCTACCGCGCCGGCGACTACCTGCTCGACTGCTTGCGCCACCTCCGCGGGCAAACCGTCGCGCTCGATCTGCCGTACGAGATCCTCCTCGCGGACAGCGGCGGCCTCGAACATCTGCGGGATCGGTACGGCAACCTCGTCGACGTCGAGCTCCGGCTGCGCGACGGGCTGCCGCTCAACGTGGCGCGGAACGCGGCGATGGGCTGGGCGCGTGGCGAGCTCGTGGCTTACATCGACGACGACGGCCTCGTCGTGCCCGATTGGGTCGAGTACGGCGTGAACCTCTTCCGCGACGAGACCATCGGCGCCGCGCGCGGCCGCATCGTCCCGCACAAGCACCCCTGGTACAACGTGTGGGCCGGCCACTACGACCGCGGCGACGACCTGTGGGACGAGGACAACGTCTCCACCGAAGGCAACATGCTCATCCGCCGCGCGGTCTACCTCGCGATCGGCGGCTTCCGCGACGATCTCTACGGCGGTGAAGGGCTCTACCTCGCCTACTGCATGAAACGCGCCTTCCCCGCGCTGCGCTCGGTCTACGCGCCGGGCATGATCATGCGGCACGACTACTGCCGATCCGTGCGGGAGTTCATCTGGAAGTCGCGCCGGTACAAGGACGTGCGCAAGAACATCACCGGCATCGAGCCCGCGTTCGACGCCTACATGGCGACCTTCGACGCGCGGAAAAAGCCCGTCCGCAAGCGCACGCCGACGGAAGAGGTCGTCCTCGCCGGCATGCGCGCGGCCCAGAAGACGATCGCGCGCATGCCGATCTTCGACCGCGTGAAGCGACGCTGA
- a CDS encoding CCA tRNA nucleotidyltransferase produces the protein MEGVAHLIEKVPEDVLGICRRLRENGKRGWIVGGCVRDLLRGEPAKDWDVATDARPEEVMRMFRKVIPTGLQHGTVTVLLRGVHYEITTLRGEGAYSDGRRPDAVEFVDDISADLARRDFTVNAIALDPVDGHVIDPFGGERDLDARVVRAVGDPRERFGEDGLRILRAARFSATLGFAIDPDTERAMGEPRSLVTFRRVSAERVRDEWLKSMRAPRPSVAFEAMRRTGVLEITCPELLEAVGCTQNKWHAFDVWGHVMACLDASEPAPLLRVAALLHDIAKPRTRAFSDKTGDYTFYDHEKIGAEMTTEILGRLRFSNDERDRIAALVRHHLICYDEGWTDAAVRRWIRRVTPDLAPDLYALALSDVRGKGRDPTDEVHAIERLRERATSLLAAGAPLGTKDLKIRGNELMRELAIPPGPVVGEILAALVEVVTDDPTENERGRLLVAARRLYDERRKSDG, from the coding sequence GTGGAAGGCGTCGCTCACCTCATCGAAAAGGTCCCCGAAGACGTGCTCGGGATCTGCCGCCGCCTGCGCGAGAACGGCAAGCGGGGCTGGATCGTGGGCGGCTGCGTGCGCGATCTCCTGCGCGGCGAGCCCGCGAAGGACTGGGACGTCGCGACCGACGCGCGGCCGGAGGAGGTCATGCGGATGTTCCGCAAGGTCATCCCCACGGGCCTGCAGCACGGCACGGTCACGGTCCTCCTGCGCGGCGTGCACTACGAGATCACGACGCTGCGCGGAGAAGGCGCCTACAGCGACGGGCGCCGCCCCGACGCGGTGGAGTTCGTCGACGACATCAGCGCGGACCTCGCGCGGCGCGACTTCACGGTGAACGCGATCGCCCTCGATCCCGTGGACGGCCACGTGATCGATCCCTTCGGCGGCGAGCGTGATCTCGACGCCCGCGTGGTGCGCGCGGTGGGGGATCCGCGCGAGCGCTTCGGCGAGGACGGGCTCCGGATCCTGCGGGCCGCGCGCTTCTCGGCGACGCTCGGGTTCGCGATCGATCCCGACACCGAGCGCGCGATGGGCGAGCCGCGCTCGCTCGTCACGTTCCGCCGCGTGAGCGCCGAGCGGGTGCGCGACGAGTGGCTGAAGAGCATGCGCGCGCCGCGGCCGAGTGTGGCGTTCGAGGCCATGCGCCGCACGGGCGTCCTCGAGATCACCTGCCCCGAGCTGCTCGAAGCGGTGGGCTGCACGCAGAACAAGTGGCACGCCTTCGACGTCTGGGGCCACGTGATGGCCTGCCTCGACGCGAGCGAGCCCGCCCCGCTCCTCCGCGTGGCCGCGCTCCTGCACGACATCGCGAAGCCGCGGACGCGCGCGTTCTCCGACAAGACCGGCGACTACACGTTCTACGATCACGAGAAGATCGGCGCAGAGATGACGACGGAGATCCTCGGCCGGCTGCGCTTCTCGAACGACGAGCGCGACCGGATCGCCGCGCTCGTCCGGCATCACCTCATCTGTTACGACGAGGGCTGGACCGATGCGGCCGTGCGGCGCTGGATCCGGCGCGTCACGCCGGATCTCGCGCCGGACCTCTACGCGCTGGCGCTCTCGGACGTGCGCGGCAAGGGGCGAGACCCGACGGACGAGGTGCACGCGATCGAGCGGCTGCGCGAACGCGCGACGAGCCTGCTCGCAGCGGGCGCGCCCCTCGGGACGAAGGATCTGAAGATCCGAGGAAACGAGCTCATGCGAGAGCTCGCCATCCCGCCCGGGCCCGTGGTCGGCGAGATCCTCGCGGCGCTCGTGGAGGTCGTGACCGACGATCCGACCGAGAACGAGCGCGGCCGGCTGCTCGTGGCGGCGCGGCGGCTCTACGACGAGCGACGGAAGAGCGACGGGTGA